The following coding sequences are from one Lolium rigidum isolate FL_2022 chromosome 6, APGP_CSIRO_Lrig_0.1, whole genome shotgun sequence window:
- the LOC124666311 gene encoding phenolic glucoside malonyltransferase 1-like, with the protein MAPVPELSVLESAVVAPSSPAPETTCSLRLNFFDVFWLNSPPVERVFFYRLTPGTGDDITSILSNIKSSLSQALGAFYPLAGRLRLTPATDDRYELHYQPGDGVTFTVAEYEADVDELAEDEPTEVAKILPLVPPLPVGVGPVLSVQATVLRGGRGRGLAIGLALHHAACDGASSTRFLHTWAAAAGTGTGAPPPPVMDRTLVDDPSGGCPLYKLLSTDEMEYVKMADDQLVATFTLSKEDIQRVKDVVVAAAGARPPRCTSLVATFGFIWSCYQRSKDDAASSSEQTHFIFPIDQRSRMKPDPIPDEYFGNCVGAAMEAAAKNQLAAAGADGLLAACTAIAAAIERAVGELGSPEKMALWMERIREASASGGGVLTVAGSPRFRVYDVDFGFGRPAKVEIVSVARTGAMAVAESRQSGGGMEVGMSLPPAGMQRFQTCFHDAITWLHQQ; encoded by the exons ATGGCGCCAGTACCAGAGCTCAGCGTCCTGGAGAGCGCCGTCGTAGCGCCCTCGTCGCCGGCGCCCGAGACGACCTGCTCCCTGCGactcaactttttcgacgtcttcTGGCTCAACTCCCCGCCGGTGGAGCGCGTCTTCTTCTACCGCCTCACCCCAGGCACCGGCGACGACATCACGTCCATCCTCTCCAACATCAAGTCCTCGCTGTCCCAAGCTCTCGGCGCTTTCTACCCGCTAGCCGGCCGCCTCCGCCTCACGCCGGCGACCGACGACCGCTACGAGCTCCACTACCAGCCGGGCGACGGCGTCACCTTCACCGTCGCCGAGTACGAGGCCGACGTCGACGAGCTGGCCGAGGACGAGCCCACGGAGGTCGCCAAGATCTTGCCGCTCGTGCCGCCGCTCCCGGTCGGCGTCGGCCCGGTGCTCAGCGTGCAGGCTACGGTTCtgcgcggcggccgcggccgcggcctcgcCATCGGCTTGGCCCTGCACCACGCCGCCTGCGACGGGGCTTCCTCGACGCGCTTCCTTCATACCTGGGCCGCCGCGGCCGGCACTGGCACAGGCGCGCCACCGCCCCCTGTCATGGACAGGACACTCGTCGACGACCCAAGCGGCGGCTGCCCCCTATACAAGTTGCTGAGCACCGACGAGATGGAGTACGTCAAAATGGCCGACGACCAGCTCGTCGCCACCTTCACGCTGTCTAAAGAAGACATACAGCGAGTGAAGGACGTCGTGGTCGCCGCCGCTGGTGCCAGGCCGCCGAG ATGCACCTCGCTGGTCGCCACCTTCGGCTTCATCTGGTCGTGCTACCAGAGATCCAAAGACGACGCAGCAAGTAGCAGCGAGCAGACCCACTTCATTTTCCCCATCGACCAGCGCTCGCGGATGAAGCCCGATCCCATCCCGGACGAGTACTTCGGCAACTGCGTCGGCGCCGCCATGGAAGCCGCAGCCAAGAACCAGCTCGCCGCTGCCGGCGCCGATGGCCTCCTCGCCGCATGCACGGCCATTGCCGCGGCGATCGAGCGGGCGGTGGGCGAACTCGGGTCGCCGGAGAAGATGGCGCTGTGGATGGAGCGGATAAGAGAGGCCAGCGCGTCCGGCGGCGGGGTGCTGACCGTGGCGGGCTCGCCGAGGTTCCGGGTCTACGACGTCGACTTTGGGTTCGGCCGGCCGGCCAAGGTGGAGATCGTCTCCGTGGCGAGGACCGGCGCCATGGCAGTGGCGGAGAGCCGCCAGAGCGGCGGCGGCATGGAGGTGGGCATGTCTCTGCCGCCGGCTGGCATGCAGAGGTTCCAGACCTGTTTCCACGACGCCATCACGTGGCTTCATCAGCAATAA